One part of the Dyadobacter sp. 676 genome encodes these proteins:
- the rbsK gene encoding ribokinase has product MKQKVLIIGSSNTDMVVKTAHFPRPGETVLGGTFLMNPGGKGANQAVAAARLGADVRFVAKTGPDIFGKQAREGFEKEGIDIRFVTESPGLASGVALITVNAQGENEIVVASGANMDLHPADIPDQAFDQVGFALFQLEIPLGTVQWSLGKCAERGIRAVLNPAPAMPLSAQTLKGLYLITPNETETELITGIEVTSGEALQKAAQSLIAQGVQNVIVTLGSKGIYLASDGFTGIIPAEVVEAVDSTAAGDVFNGALLKALADSATLEQACRFACRAAAISVTRMGAQSSAPYQHELASFFNDHE; this is encoded by the coding sequence ATGAAGCAGAAGGTTCTGATCATCGGCAGCTCCAACACCGATATGGTGGTCAAAACGGCGCATTTCCCCCGCCCCGGCGAAACGGTGTTGGGCGGCACATTCCTGATGAACCCCGGCGGCAAAGGTGCCAACCAGGCTGTGGCCGCAGCCCGGCTCGGCGCGGATGTGCGCTTCGTCGCCAAAACAGGGCCGGATATTTTCGGCAAACAGGCGCGGGAAGGATTTGAAAAAGAAGGCATCGACATCCGTTTCGTTACCGAGTCGCCCGGCCTGGCCTCCGGCGTGGCGCTTATCACCGTCAACGCGCAAGGCGAGAATGAGATCGTCGTCGCATCAGGGGCCAATATGGACCTGCACCCTGCCGACATACCGGATCAAGCCTTCGATCAGGTCGGATTCGCCCTTTTTCAGCTTGAAATACCGCTTGGGACAGTTCAATGGTCGCTGGGAAAATGTGCCGAAAGGGGCATCCGCGCCGTGCTAAACCCTGCCCCGGCAATGCCGCTGAGCGCACAGACGTTGAAGGGCCTCTACCTGATCACGCCAAACGAAACGGAAACCGAACTCATCACGGGCATTGAAGTGACGAGCGGGGAGGCTTTGCAAAAAGCCGCACAGTCGCTGATCGCACAGGGCGTGCAAAATGTTATCGTCACCCTGGGCAGTAAGGGCATTTACCTCGCAAGCGACGGTTTTACGGGCATTATCCCCGCAGAGGTCGTAGAAGCCGTGGATTCTACCGCCGCCGGCGATGTCTTCAATGGCGCATTGTTAAAAGCCCTGGCCGACAGTGCTACGCTTGAGCAAGCCTGCCGCTTTGCCTGCCGGGCGGCAGCGATTTCCGTCACACGCATGGGCGCGCAAAGCTCGGCCCCTTACCAGCATGAATTAGCCTCTTTTTTTAATGATCATGAATAA
- a CDS encoding DUF1800 domain-containing protein — protein MAYLDPYTVPLTASKAAHLLRRATFGPTRAEITAFTGLNPGTAVDQLFANVAVTADPPPPIDLTSTSPTYKQSLISFPFNASKSGEYGVHLRYWWLGLMLQQNGKPSVLEKITFFWQNHFVVSQNIMADYRMGYRYLKFLRDNSLGNFKTMAIGITKDPAMLIYQNGNGNNKEHPNENYARELQELFTVGQHDFYGNPNYTESDVKEAAKVLTGWMVSNYYLHGSTTFGTVFGRAVHDTSTKTFSAKYGNTVIAGRSDDTAGDVELNELMDMLLRHPETPKHICRKLYRWYVNQNVTQDIEDNVIIPLASFFSSAQNNYNIKPVVEKLLKSQIFFDDRNVGAIIKSPAEYLVGMGRFFEQPVPDMMSDTPAFVNYIRFFLWGMGGMNMELLNQPLVFGYPPYYQVGYSKNWINGSTITARRGNSDSIVFPNLQIKPGYMLGIDFLQWIQKIQPNFPSVSTTPSITPDVVLAEFSKNLFALELTDTQKNFLIDAVLMNYLPRVEWQYELNNYRNNPASTSAQKAVRDRCATLMRYMIRMAEYEVF, from the coding sequence ATGGCTTATCTTGATCCTTATACAGTACCCCTCACGGCCAGTAAAGCGGCACACCTGCTCAGAAGAGCTACTTTCGGGCCTACACGAGCGGAAATTACCGCATTCACCGGGCTCAACCCCGGTACGGCGGTCGACCAGTTGTTTGCGAATGTCGCAGTTACCGCTGATCCGCCACCGCCGATCGACCTCACGTCTACCAGCCCCACTTATAAGCAGTCGCTGATCAGTTTTCCTTTCAATGCGTCCAAGAGCGGCGAGTATGGTGTTCACCTGCGCTATTGGTGGCTGGGGCTGATGCTGCAACAGAACGGGAAACCGTCGGTACTTGAAAAAATTACCTTTTTCTGGCAGAACCATTTCGTGGTCTCCCAGAATATCATGGCCGACTACCGGATGGGGTACCGCTATCTGAAATTCCTCCGCGACAACAGCCTCGGGAATTTCAAGACGATGGCGATCGGCATCACGAAGGACCCGGCCATGCTGATTTACCAAAACGGGAACGGTAACAACAAGGAACACCCTAATGAAAACTACGCAAGGGAATTGCAGGAGCTTTTCACGGTGGGGCAACACGACTTTTACGGCAATCCTAACTATACCGAATCGGATGTGAAGGAAGCCGCGAAAGTGCTTACCGGCTGGATGGTCTCCAATTACTATCTCCATGGAAGTACCACCTTCGGGACCGTATTTGGACGTGCGGTTCATGACACGTCTACCAAAACTTTTTCGGCCAAATACGGAAATACGGTTATCGCGGGACGCTCGGACGATACCGCCGGGGATGTGGAGCTTAACGAGTTGATGGACATGCTGCTTCGTCACCCGGAAACGCCGAAACACATTTGCCGGAAACTGTACCGCTGGTATGTCAACCAGAATGTGACGCAGGATATCGAGGACAACGTGATCATCCCGCTGGCTTCGTTTTTTTCGAGCGCTCAGAACAACTACAACATCAAACCGGTAGTTGAAAAACTGCTGAAAAGCCAGATTTTCTTCGACGACCGGAATGTAGGGGCTATTATCAAATCGCCTGCGGAATATCTGGTGGGAATGGGGCGGTTTTTCGAACAGCCGGTTCCGGATATGATGTCGGATACGCCCGCATTCGTGAACTATATACGCTTCTTCCTCTGGGGAATGGGTGGAATGAATATGGAACTGCTCAACCAGCCGCTGGTATTCGGTTATCCGCCCTATTATCAGGTGGGATATTCCAAAAACTGGATCAATGGCTCGACGATCACCGCCCGGCGCGGTAACAGCGATTCGATCGTTTTTCCTAACCTTCAGATCAAGCCGGGTTACATGCTTGGAATCGACTTCCTTCAATGGATACAAAAGATACAGCCCAACTTCCCGAGTGTGTCCACCACGCCGTCCATTACACCGGATGTGGTTTTGGCCGAGTTCTCGAAAAATCTTTTTGCGCTTGAACTTACCGACACGCAGAAGAACTTCCTCATCGACGCCGTACTGATGAATTACCTGCCAAGGGTTGAATGGCAGTACGAGTTGAATAACTATCGCAACAACCCTGCGAGCACCAGCGCGCAAAAGGCTGTCCGCGACAGGTGTGCAACCCTGATGCGGTATATGATCAGAATGGCCGAATATGAGGTTTTTTAA
- a CDS encoding DUF1501 domain-containing protein has translation MKRRNFLASASAMALPVMVNGFGITSLSSRSSLVQSLMNTAAVNTDRILVIIYLNGGNDGLNTVIPLQYYSKYQSIRSNIAIPQNKVLPLSGMPEAGLHPVMTGMRDMYNNGELAIINSVAYPNFNQSHHRSSDIWMTAVDSDKYANSGWAGRYLNNRFPGYPQNYPNDTMKDPLALQIGVLNSTSLLGPESPMNISVENITNFYNLMNGGRGISSSDLPCCDAGEMIEHVRQQQVLSTGYSGQIKKAYELGATKATYPTPVGTSDLSEQLKIVARLIHGGMQTKIYFVELGGFDTHGDQVSASDTTIGLHANLLKRLSDGVAAFQNDLKLQGTADRVVGMTFSDFGRRANSNASRGTDHGVAAPMFVFGKGIKRQMVGVVPDLNNDLEPPTTSPSNQNQEVKMQVDFRRVYSDILRDWFGTASSTTDSLLFRNFRTTSLFSNVIETTGSGAWLDRSIWSAGRAPGVADYVRVNPGHVVSIGQNITVRNIQVEGGGELNILGNFTINTTG, from the coding sequence ATGAAAAGAAGAAATTTTCTGGCATCCGCCTCAGCCATGGCCTTACCTGTAATGGTAAACGGATTTGGCATAACCAGTTTGAGCAGCCGTTCTTCGCTGGTGCAGTCACTTATGAACACCGCGGCTGTAAATACGGACCGTATCCTGGTAATCATTTACCTCAATGGCGGTAACGACGGGCTTAATACCGTAATCCCGCTTCAATATTATTCCAAATATCAGAGCATCCGCAGCAACATCGCCATCCCTCAAAACAAGGTGCTGCCGCTCTCGGGAATGCCCGAGGCCGGCCTCCATCCGGTGATGACGGGTATGCGGGATATGTATAACAATGGCGAACTGGCGATCATCAATTCGGTGGCCTATCCGAACTTCAACCAGTCGCATCACCGGTCGTCCGATATCTGGATGACGGCTGTGGATTCCGACAAGTATGCCAATAGCGGCTGGGCCGGGCGGTACCTTAACAACCGTTTTCCGGGATACCCGCAAAACTATCCGAACGATACGATGAAGGACCCTCTGGCCCTGCAGATCGGCGTGCTCAACTCGACGAGCTTGCTGGGACCGGAAAGCCCGATGAATATTTCGGTGGAAAATATTACCAATTTTTACAATCTGATGAATGGTGGCCGCGGAATATCGTCGAGTGATTTGCCTTGCTGCGATGCGGGCGAAATGATCGAGCACGTCAGACAGCAGCAGGTTCTTTCCACAGGTTATTCGGGGCAGATCAAGAAAGCCTATGAACTCGGGGCTACCAAAGCGACGTATCCGACACCGGTGGGGACGTCGGACCTTTCCGAACAGCTTAAAATCGTGGCCCGGCTGATCCACGGCGGAATGCAAACTAAGATCTACTTTGTGGAGCTGGGCGGGTTCGATACCCACGGCGACCAGGTTTCGGCCAGCGATACGACGATTGGCTTGCATGCCAATTTGCTGAAACGTCTTTCGGACGGCGTGGCGGCGTTTCAGAACGACCTGAAATTGCAGGGAACCGCCGATCGCGTGGTGGGAATGACTTTCTCCGACTTTGGACGCCGGGCAAATTCCAACGCTTCCCGCGGAACCGACCATGGTGTTGCAGCCCCGATGTTCGTCTTCGGTAAAGGTATCAAAAGGCAAATGGTAGGCGTAGTACCGGATTTGAACAATGATCTGGAACCACCCACCACATCGCCATCCAACCAGAACCAGGAGGTGAAGATGCAGGTGGATTTCAGAAGGGTGTATTCCGATATTCTCAGGGACTGGTTCGGTACGGCAAGTTCGACGACCGACTCGTTGCTGTTCCGGAATTTCCGCACGACCTCCCTTTTCTCGAACGTGATCGAGACCACCGGGTCGGGTGCATGGCTCGACCGCTCGATTTGGTCGGCCGGACGCGCGCCGGGGGTGGCCGACTATGTGAGGGTGAATCCCGGGCATGTCGTGTCGATAGGGCAGAATATCACCGTTCGCAACATTCAGGTAGAAGGCGGAGGAGAGCTCAATATTCTTGGAAATTTTACCATTAATACCACGGGCTAA
- a CDS encoding T9SS type A sorting domain-containing protein gives MTSGVLGNDGFVDGYVKKAGSAPFVFPVGDNGTLRPFSIASDQAMGAYFGVDPGIAVTSNPAGGNYGVLPQGGPFNTGSMVGDLQMVSTKEYWDINGTSPGRITLSWNENSAIAALLGNRALSKLTVVGWDGSKWVNLTSAVDATSLFGQGSTYTSGSITTVQEVVPNTYNVYTLGALRDGALPVTLVRFTAVGREGASYLEWLTSEEINSSHFEIERSGDAKSWQGIGKVAARGEGIATAASPTQYQFTDNHPLDGSNFYRLKMVDRATDGNDEPFAYSRIVKVDIDGRPDWAVYPNPVSSKLFISQNIIRSLASARLMDAAGRTVYTSDTVTDEGIDVSRMSPGLYLLKFSLTDGLSKSYKVLISR, from the coding sequence GTGACTTCCGGAGTACTTGGCAATGACGGATTTGTCGATGGCTATGTCAAAAAAGCCGGTTCGGCTCCCTTCGTTTTTCCCGTCGGGGACAATGGAACGCTGCGGCCTTTCTCGATTGCTTCCGACCAGGCGATGGGTGCCTATTTCGGCGTCGACCCCGGGATAGCCGTGACCAGCAACCCGGCTGGCGGGAACTACGGCGTTTTGCCGCAAGGTGGCCCGTTCAATACCGGAAGCATGGTTGGCGATTTGCAGATGGTGAGCACGAAGGAGTACTGGGACATTAATGGCACTTCACCGGGCCGGATAACCCTTTCCTGGAACGAAAACAGCGCCATAGCCGCTTTGCTGGGAAACCGGGCACTTTCAAAACTTACCGTTGTGGGCTGGGACGGCAGCAAATGGGTGAATCTGACGTCCGCGGTCGACGCTACCTCGCTCTTTGGTCAAGGCAGCACCTACACGTCGGGTTCAATCACTACGGTTCAGGAGGTGGTCCCGAATACATATAATGTGTATACCCTGGGCGCGCTGCGCGATGGGGCGCTGCCGGTAACGCTCGTGCGGTTCACGGCAGTCGGACGCGAGGGGGCGAGCTATCTCGAATGGCTTACTTCCGAGGAGATTAACAGCAGCCATTTTGAAATCGAGCGAAGCGGTGACGCGAAGTCGTGGCAGGGCATCGGGAAGGTAGCCGCCCGGGGCGAGGGCATTGCCACAGCGGCTTCACCTACGCAATACCAGTTTACCGACAATCACCCGTTGGACGGCAGCAATTTCTACCGTTTGAAAATGGTAGACCGTGCGACCGACGGCAACGACGAACCATTCGCTTACAGCCGCATTGTAAAGGTCGACATCGATGGCCGGCCTGATTGGGCGGTTTATCCGAACCCCGTTTCCAGCAAATTATTCATCTCTCAGAACATCATACGCAGCCTGGCATCCGCCCGGCTTATGGATGCGGCAGGCCGCACGGTGTACACTTCCGACACAGTTACGGACGAAGGCATAGATGTGAGCCGGATGTCGCCGGGCCTTTACCTGCTGAAATTCTCCCTTACCGACGGGCTGTCCAAATCATACAAGGTCCTTATCAGCCGATGA
- a CDS encoding class I SAM-dependent methyltransferase, which produces MSAWKGLEMIIADIINRFGLRRESCIEFGVEFGYSAVVFSNFFERVTGIDTFEGDIHTANKQEHFQQTQERLRPYGNIHLVKSDYRDWIVRDNQRYNLAHVDIVHNYKETFECGLWAARHSDCTIFHDTESFPEVRKAVKDIARATGQQLYNYPHHYGLGILADTKSIERHK; this is translated from the coding sequence GTGTCGGCATGGAAGGGACTGGAAATGATAATTGCCGACATCATCAACCGCTTTGGACTGAGGAGAGAGAGCTGCATCGAGTTCGGCGTGGAATTCGGGTATTCGGCGGTGGTTTTTTCTAATTTTTTCGAACGGGTAACGGGCATCGACACTTTCGAAGGCGACATTCATACCGCCAACAAGCAGGAACATTTCCAGCAAACGCAGGAGCGCCTTCGCCCGTATGGTAACATCCATCTGGTCAAATCCGATTACCGCGACTGGATCGTTCGCGACAACCAGCGCTACAATCTGGCGCATGTCGATATCGTCCACAATTACAAGGAAACTTTCGAATGCGGGCTATGGGCGGCACGGCATAGCGACTGCACGATTTTTCACGACACGGAGAGCTTTCCGGAAGTTCGCAAGGCCGTCAAGGATATCGCCCGGGCAACCGGCCAGCAGCTCTATAATTACCCGCACCATTACGGGCTGGGCATTCTGGCGGACACCAAGTCGATCGAAAGGCATAAATGA